A window of Natrinema versiforme contains these coding sequences:
- a CDS encoding DNA methyltransferase produces the protein MADDGDRHRQSRLFTDEDGAFDANRAREESLPVEDGEVIDTDELADHQRYVEGRGVYDERNRVNDLTGKEWKYATKSVIAESYPPAVQHDLRSEHGGQKPPRLCADLIDRFSKAGDTVLDPFAGVGGTLLGASFCEHEGTGLREAIGFERTERWIEIYREVLAEENDERRARGEPPLAEQELRHGDCADLIEDVPDDSVDLLLTDVPYWHMDELEQTRNERETRESKLGSFDGAAAAATAGGDLEGDSAAGTATDADDAGLETDDGPDERQTKEAWLDDMAAKFDRFTEAVAPDGHVVVFIGDMYREQSYEFLSADLARAIESTAPLSLAANLIWYDPTKDLHVYGYPFSFVPSMVHQNVLVFRLEDGT, from the coding sequence ATGGCAGACGACGGGGATCGACACCGCCAGAGCCGCCTGTTCACGGACGAGGACGGCGCGTTCGACGCCAACCGCGCGCGGGAGGAGTCCCTCCCGGTCGAGGACGGCGAGGTGATCGATACCGACGAGTTGGCCGATCACCAGCGCTACGTCGAGGGCCGCGGCGTCTACGACGAGCGCAATCGGGTCAACGACCTCACGGGCAAGGAGTGGAAGTACGCCACGAAGTCCGTGATCGCCGAGAGCTACCCGCCCGCGGTCCAACACGACCTGCGCAGCGAACACGGCGGCCAGAAACCGCCGCGGCTCTGTGCGGACCTGATCGACCGGTTCAGCAAGGCCGGCGATACCGTCCTCGACCCCTTCGCGGGCGTCGGCGGGACCTTGCTCGGCGCGAGTTTCTGCGAACACGAGGGGACCGGGCTCCGGGAGGCCATCGGCTTCGAGCGCACCGAGCGGTGGATCGAGATCTACCGAGAAGTCCTCGCGGAGGAAAACGACGAGCGCCGCGCCCGCGGCGAGCCGCCGCTGGCCGAACAGGAACTCCGACACGGGGACTGCGCCGACCTGATCGAGGACGTCCCCGACGATTCCGTCGACCTCCTGCTGACCGACGTCCCCTACTGGCACATGGACGAACTCGAGCAGACGCGCAACGAACGCGAGACCCGCGAGAGCAAGTTGGGGTCGTTCGACGGCGCGGCCGCGGCCGCGACCGCCGGTGGCGATCTCGAAGGCGATAGTGCTGCTGGTACCGCCACCGACGCCGACGACGCCGGTCTCGAGACGGACGACGGGCCCGACGAACGTCAAACGAAAGAAGCGTGGCTCGACGACATGGCCGCGAAGTTCGACCGATTCACCGAGGCCGTCGCGCCGGACGGCCACGTCGTCGTCTTCATCGGCGACATGTACCGCGAGCAGTCCTACGAGTTCCTCTCGGCGGATCTCGCGCGGGCGATCGAGTCGACCGCACCGCTCTCGCTCGCGGCGAACCTGATCTGGTACGATCCGACGAAGGACCTCCACGTCTACGGCTACCCGTTCTCCTTTGTCCCCTCGATGGTCCACCAGAACGTGCTCGTCTTCCGTCTCGAGGACGGGACCTGA